The following are from one region of the Arachis duranensis cultivar V14167 chromosome 10, aradu.V14167.gnm2.J7QH, whole genome shotgun sequence genome:
- the LOC107470263 gene encoding peroxidase P7, translated as MASRLVIALAVFALVLGNGNAQLSTNFYSSSCPKLFSTVRSTVQSAISKEARMGASLLRLFFHDCFVNGCDGSILLDDTSNFTGEKNANPNRNSARGFEVIDAIKTAVEKVCPGVVSCADILAVAARDSVNILKGPTWNVKLGRRDARTASQSAANNGIPPPTSNLNQLISRFSALGLSTKDLVALAGGHTIGQARCTSFRARLYNESNIEASFATSRKTNCPRASGTGDNNLAPLDLQTPTAFDNNYFRNLVQNKGLLHSDQQLFNGGSTDSIVRGYASNPTSFSSDFISAMIKMGDISPLTGSNGEIRKNCRRIN; from the exons ATGGCTTCTAGATTGGTGATTGCGTTGGCTGTCTTTGCCCTTGTATTGGGGAATGGCAATGCGCAACTTTCCACAAACTTCTACTCTAGTTCATGCCCCAAACTCTTTTCCACTGTGAGATCCACAGTTCAATCTGCCATATCAAAGGAAGCCCGTATGGGTGCTTCGCTCCTCCGCTTGTTCTTCCATGATTGCTTTGTCAAC GGATGCGATGGATCGATTCTACTAGACGACACATCAAACTTCACCGGAGAGAAGAACGCAAATCCAAACAGGAACTCAGCCCGCGGATTCGAAGTGATTGACGCCATCAAAACTGCCGTTGAGAAAGTCTGCCCTGGTGTTGTCTCATGCGCTGATATCCTCGCCGTTGCTGCCAGAGACTCTGTTAATATCCTTAAAGGCCCAACTTGGAACGTCAAACTTGGAAGAAGAGACGCCAGAACAGCCAGCCAGTCCGCCGCCAACAACGGCATCCCTCCACCCACTTCCAACCTCAACCAACTCATCTCCAGGTTCAGCGCTCTCGGACTTTCCACCAAGGACTTGGTTGCTCTAGCAG GCGGTCACACAATTGGACAAGCAAGATGCACTAGCTTCAGAGCGAGACTCTACAACGAGAGCAACATAGAAGCTTCGTTCGCCACAAGCAGGAAAACCAACTGTCCCAGAGCATCGGGTACAGGGGACAACAACCTTGCGCCGCTTGATCTCCAAACACCCACGGCCTTCGACAACAACTACTTCAGGAACCTTGTTCAGAACAAGGGGCTGCTCCACTCCGACCAGCAACTCTTCAACGGTGGCTCCACCGACTCTATAGTCAGAGGCTACGCCTCCAACCCGACCTCATTCTCCTCTGACTTCATCAGCGCCATGATCAAGATGGGAGACATTAGTCCCCTCACTGGATCCAACGGTGAAATCAGGAAGAACTGCAGGAGGATCAACTAA